The following proteins are encoded in a genomic region of Fervidobacterium pennivorans DSM 9078:
- a CDS encoding carbohydrate ABC transporter permease — MSSTSLLVSSKTKKSGGSSPHWFFIIPALVIVFAILVFPVIYSIYMSTFDWNLFHTAERKFIGFGNFIRLFKDKEFLHSLWLQFGFVVIALPIETIIGFFVALLLNRDGKFYTLVRSLLLLPVFILPVISGLTWRLMLQPEYGIISFILEKLGFGVKAWLAEPDFAYGMVVVQDVWRMWPFMFMFIYAGLTGLPREIIEAAEIDGARFWTRVFKIILPQLRSTIATAFLLRLVDALRIFSEVYVMTGGGPGNATMLLSLYINKQAFEFFNIGYAAAMGVVLLVLALTISFFIVRRNIQFEGERG; from the coding sequence ATGAGCTCAACGAGCTTGTTGGTAAGTAGTAAGACCAAGAAAAGTGGGGGCTCAAGCCCCCATTGGTTCTTCATCATTCCTGCCTTGGTAATAGTTTTTGCTATTCTTGTATTTCCGGTGATATATTCCATTTACATGTCAACATTTGACTGGAACCTGTTTCACACCGCGGAAAGAAAGTTTATAGGGTTTGGGAATTTTATTCGGCTGTTTAAAGATAAAGAATTTTTGCATTCGCTTTGGCTTCAGTTTGGTTTTGTTGTCATTGCACTACCAATAGAAACGATTATAGGCTTTTTCGTGGCGCTACTGCTGAACCGAGACGGGAAATTCTATACTTTGGTTAGGTCGTTACTTTTGCTCCCTGTTTTTATTCTTCCTGTTATTTCCGGTTTAACTTGGCGTTTGATGTTACAACCAGAATACGGTATCATAAGCTTCATTTTGGAAAAACTTGGTTTTGGTGTAAAGGCGTGGCTTGCGGAACCTGATTTTGCTTATGGAATGGTGGTGGTTCAGGATGTCTGGCGTATGTGGCCATTTATGTTTATGTTCATATATGCTGGACTGACTGGACTACCAAGGGAAATTATTGAAGCCGCAGAAATCGATGGCGCTCGGTTTTGGACCAGGGTGTTTAAAATTATCTTGCCTCAGCTTAGGTCAACTATAGCGACAGCATTTTTACTTAGGTTGGTCGATGCACTGAGGATATTTTCCGAAGTTTACGTTATGACCGGCGGAGGACCTGGAAACGCGACGATGTTGCTGTCACTTTATATCAATAAGCAAGCATTTGAATTTTTCAACATAGGATATGCTGCTGCGATGGGTGTTGTTTTGCTTGTTCTTGCGCTAACAATATCTTTCTTTATCGTGCGACGGAATATTCAGTTTGAAGGTGAGCGTGGATGA